AGGTCGTAGGTCAGGCCGGCGCCCAGCGCGGTGGAGGCCCGTCCGCCTTTTGCATCCGCCGTCTCATGAATAATCTCGGCGCCGATGTGCAGGTAGGGCGCCAGATCACGCGTCACCACCCAGCCAACCTGGCAGAAGTTGCGGGCGTCGCCGCCGTGATTATAGAGGCAGCCGCCGCCGCCAAAGGTCGACCAGCCGTCGCCGCTGCGGCCGATCCACACCGGCAGGAAAAAGGCGGCGTGATCATCGCCGACCCTGTCGCTGGCGCTTTTCAGGACGACGCGCGGATAGACGGCCACGTCCCAGCCAGAGCTTTCCTGATGCAGGAAGCGGTACTTCGCTGCCAGTTCGATATTGCCGATTCCGCTGGCGGACCCACCGCCGTTCTGGTGCTCATATTCATACGGCACGGCGATATTGATATGCAGATCGCGCGCCAGGCCATAATTGAAATCGATGCCCGATGCACTGCCGAAGCCATCGCGCGTCGTCGAACCCGCCGTGAAATAGAAGGTCTCGAAATGATGCAGTTCGACCGGCACCGGATCATCGGTGATGAAGGGCGGACCGGCAAAGGCGGTGGCCGGCATGAACAACAGCGCAACGAGCAGGGAATGGTCTTTCATGACACCTTGTTAAAGCGGCAAGCTGAAGCCAGGATGAGCGAATTAAGGCGAAATCAAGGCAACCGAATATGTACGCCAAGGCCAATACTGCCTGACGGAGTGAACAGATCGACCTCGGCAGCCAGACTGTCCGCGATAGTGCGCACAATTGCCAGGCCAAGCCCGCTGCCCGGCTTGGCCGCATCCAGGCGATGGAAGGGCCGGAACGCATCCGCACGCCCCTGCGGTGGAATGCCTGGCCCCTGATCAATAAGCGTAATAAGGGCGGGAGCAGTCTCTATACGGATCTCACTGGCTGGCGGCGCGTATTTGATGGCGTTGTCGAGCAGGTTACGCAGCATAAGGAATAGCAGCACAGGCTGACATTTAACCATGCCGGCACCACTGCCCCCCACCTCAATCGTCATGCCCTTCCCGGCGGCCAGCGATGCGACATCGGTGATGACATCCGTTAAAACCCTGTCCACGTCGCAGGTTTCATCCTGATCAGTCGCCTGCCGGACCCGCGCCAGGGTCAGTAACTGGTCCAGCAGACGCGATACCCGGTTTATACCCTTCCCCATAGCATCCACGGCCTGCTTGCGCTCGGCGGCGGTGCGCGCACCGGCAATGACCTCGGCCTGAAGGCTGAGCGCCGCCAGCGGGGTACGCAGTTCGTGAGCCGCATTGTCGGTAAAGAGGCGCTCCTGCTTCGCGGCGAGGCTTAGTTTCGCCAACAGGGCATTGAGCGCGTCCGCCAGCGGCATCAGGTCGCGCGGCAAGCCGCTGGCCGAAACCGGCGACAGGTCACCGGGTGATCTCTGCGCCACGTCACTGGCGAAATGCTCAAGGCCGCGCAAGCCCCAGCGGCTGCCGCGCCAGATGACGAGCGCCGATACCGGCAGGGCCAGGAACAAGGGCAGCAGCAGGCCATACAGGACGCGCCTTACCACTTCATCGCGGGCACGCAGCTTTTCGCGCACCTCGACCACGCCGCGCCCTTCAGGCAGCACGCGCGTATAGACGCGCCAGGCGCCGCCCTCCATCATGACCGTATGAAACCCTTCCGGCAGGGGCACGCTCAGGGCCGCATTATCGGACGCCAGGGCCAGGCGTCCGTCACGCCAGACGCGGAAGCTGCGCCAACGCGCGTAATCGTCAAAGGCGGCGCGATCGGCGGCAGCAAGTCCCTGCCCCGTCACGGTAACTTTATTATCGGCTGACTGGCTAAGCAGCCACAGTTCGCTGGCCGAGGTAATCAGTTGTGAATCGTAGACCTCGTTGATTTCATCCCTGGCCGAAACAAAGGCGATGACGCCGATCAAAGCGATCACAAGGGCCAGTGGCGCGCCAATACCGATCAGCAGTTCGACGTGCAGCGGCCGCCGGGTCATGACCGCACCGTATAGCCGACGCCTCTAACGGTCTCGATCAGCCCGGCGCCCAGCTTGCGCCTTAGGGTATAGACGGCCGCCTCGATGGTGTTGCTTTCGGCGCCGGCCTCCCAGCCATAGATGCCGGCTTCGATATCGGCGCGGCCCACTACGCGGCCCGCCCGTTCCATCAGCAGGACCAGCACCTGGTATTCTCGCGCCGTCAACCGGACCAGATCGTCTGACTTTCGGACCGAACGCGCGGCGGTGTCGATCTCGATATCGCCACGCCGCAGGGTCGGTCTTGCCCGTCCGTGACTGCGGCGGCCGACGGCGCGCAGCCGCGCCATGAGTTCGGCCAGGGCAAACGGCTTGACGATATAATCATCGGCACCCAGATCGAGTCCTTCGATGCGCGCATCCAGGGCGTCGCGCGCGGTCATGATGATCACGGGCAGGTCTGCCTTCACCCGGACCGCGCGCAGGACATCAAGCCCCGACAGACCCGGCAGGTTTATATCGAGAAGGATGGCATCGAAGCCATCCGTGCGAACCGCCGCCAGGGCACTTTCGCCATCTCGCACCCAGTCCGGCATGTGTCCGGCCTGAGCCAAACCGGCCTTCAGCGCGGTCCCCAGCAGATCATCGTCCTCGACCACCAGAATGCGCATGTCAGGTCCCGATCATCGCCAGCCATTCGTCTTCGGTTAACACCGTCACCCCCAGTTCGGCGGCCTTTTTCAGCTTGGAACCGGCGCCGGGACCGGCCACCAGGTAATCGGTCTTGGCCGAGACCGAACCGGCCACCTTGGCGCCCAACCGCTCGGCCTGCGCCTTGGCCTCGTCGCGCGTGAAGCGTTCCAGCGAACCGGTAAAGACCACCGTCTTGCCGCTGACGGCGTGATCGCCGGCCACCGCCTCGGCATCCTGCACCCGCACCTGCTCCAGAAAGCGCTCGTAAATTTCACGCTGATAAGGATGCGCAAAATAGCTGACCAGGGCACCGGCCACCACAGGGCCGATCTGGTCCTGGTGCGAAATACCCTCGCGCGCCGCTTCATCGCCCTCAGCCGCCGCCACCATCACCTCATGGAAATGGCGCTCGCTGCCATAGGCGCGGGCCAGCAGGCGGGCGGTGGTTTCGCCGATGTGCTTGATGCCCAGCGCGGCGATAAAGCGATCGAGCGGCAATTCGCGGCGCGTCTCGATGGCGTCGAACAGCTTGTCGATCCCGGCGAAGGCGCGGTCGGAATCGGACAGGGCCTTGGCGGTGGCCTCGCCCTTCTTTTCTTGGCGCAGGGCCGATTGCCGCTTGCGTTCCTCCAGCACGGCAGCGCGAACCTGATCGGCGCGCTCATGCAGGCGGAAGATATCGGCCGGTTCACTGAGGATACCGGCGCGGTGGAATATTTCGATATTGCTTTCGCCGAGGCCCTCGATATCGAGTACGCGGCGGCTGACGACATATTTCAGGTATTCGATGCGCTGGTGCGGACAGGCCTGATCACCGGAACACTTGCGCGCCACGCCTTCCTCGCCCTTGGCATTGGTTTCGCGCACCACCTCTGTGCGAAACGGACACGGGCAAACGGTTGGGAATTCATATTTCGGCGCACCGGTCGGCCGTTCGCTGAGTTCCACGCCGACAATCTGCGGAATGACATCACCGGCGCGCTGCACGCGCACCATGTCGCCGATATGGATGTCCTTGCGCGCGATCTCGTCGGCATTGTGCAGGGTGACATTGGTGACGACCACCCCGCCGACATTGATCGGTTCCAGCCGCGCCACTGGTGTCAGCGTGCCCATGCGGCCAACCTGTATATCGACGGCCTGAAGGCGGGTCAGGGCCTGCTGCGCCGGGAACTTATGGGCGATGGCCCAGCGCGGCGAGCGCGACACGAAGCCCAGCCGGCGCTGCCAGTCGAGCCGGTCGACCTTATAGACCACCCCATCGATATCGTAACCAAGGCCGGAGCGCATCAAACCGATATGGTCATAGACCTCCAGCAGCCCTTTTGCCCCCTCGACACGCCGGGAGTTCGGATTGACCTGGAAGCCCCACTGGCGGAACTTTTCCAGCGCCTCGGACTGGGTGGTGACGAAGTTCTCATCACTGACCTCGCCCCAGGCATAGGCGAAAAAGCGTAAGGGGCGCGAGGCCGTAATGCTGGCATCAAGCTGCCGCAGGGCGCCGGAGGCCGAATTGCGCGGATTGGCGAAGGTCTTGGTGCCCTCCTCTATGGCGCGGGCATTCATTTCGGCGAATTCCTTGAGCGGCATATAGACCTCGCCTCGGATCTCGATGCGGTCGGGGAAGCCGGTGCCGCTCAAATGATGCGGCACATCCCTGATCGTCTTGGCATTCTCGGTGATATCCTCGCCGGTGCGGCCATCGCCGCGCGTGGCGGCCCGCACCAGTTCGCCCTTCACATAAAGCAGGCTGCACGATACGCCGTCGATCTTTGGCTCCGCGGCGAAGGCAACCACCTCGTCTTCGGGCAGGCGCAGGAAGCGGCGGATGCGATCCTCAAAATCGGTCACGTCTTCCGCAGCGAAGGCATTATCCAGCGACAGCATGGGCACGCCATGCTGAACCGGTGAGAACTTGGCCGAGGCCACACCCCCGACGGTCTGGGTCGGGCTGTCTGGCGTCTTCAGGTCGGGACATTCGGCTTCCAGCGCCCGCAGTTCGGCTTCCAGCGCGTCATAGTCCGCATCGGTCAATTCCGGCGTTTCCTGATTATAGTACAGGTCGCGGTGATACTGAATCTGTGCGGCAAGCTCGGCATGGCGGGCGCGGGCGTCATCGATAGTCATGGGAAGCGGACTGTCCATTGGCTTTAGGAATCGAACCACGAATGAACACGAAACGAAGTTCGACACCAGTCAATAGACACGAATTTAAAGTCCATCACTTCCTTATTCGTGTCTATTTGTGTTCATTCGTGGTTTCTCATTATGTGGAGCTATCACCCCAGATTGTCAGTATTGTTCCATGGTTCATCCCCGCGTGTTTCCAGGCTGCGGCGCGTCAGCAGATAGCAGAGGATGATCAGGCAATAGAGCGCCCCAACCACCAGGCCGAAATTGATATAGCTGTGCAGCTTGCCGGCAAACTCCGGCGTGTCGCGGTATTGCAGTCCATAGGTATGCAGGGTGACGCCAACGCAAATGCCCACGGTCAGCAAGGCACTGTAGGCAAAATGAACGACAAGCAGGATAATCTCGCGGATAAACCTGAGCATGGCCGCCTCCTGGCGCTCTGTCAAAAGAGCCCGGCTATTATACGCCTTCCGGGGCCTTAAGTCGAATGGCGGCCGCGCGGGCTTCCGGCGTGATTTCGGCGCCGGAAAGCATCCGCGCCAGTTCTTCCAGCGCAGCATCGGGCTCGAGCACGGTCACGGTCGAGCGCACGCTGTCATTATGCTCGGCCTTGGAGACCTTGAGGTGCTGATCGCCGCGCGCCGCCACCTGCGGGCTGTGCGTCACCACGATTACCTGCTGGTTCTGCGCCAGGCGCTTGAGCCGCAGGCCCACCGCATCGGCCACGGCGCCGCCAACGCCCTGGTCGACCTCATCGAAAATCATTACCGGACCTGCGACATCCTCACCGCCGCGAGACGCCAGCGCCGCTTTCAATGCCAGGGCAAAACGCGCCAGTTCACCACCGGAGGCGATGGCGCCCAGACCACCCCACTCTGCGCCCGGATTGGTCCTGACCTCGAACTCGACCACATCGCCGCCGATCTGGCCATAGCGTTCCGGCTCCAGCGGCCGCAGGGCCACGCGGAAGCGCGCCTTATCGAGCTTGAGCGGCACCAGTTCGCTCATCACCGCCGCCGCCGGGCCTCACCGGCCAGCGCGCGTCTGGCGCGCAGGGCCTCGACGGCGGCGTGGAAATCCTTCTGCGCCGCGTGCATGGCGATGGTCAGGCGGCTTAAGTGCGCATCCAGGTCTTCGATCTGGTTCAGGCTGGCGGCGATGCGCGTGCGCTCGTTCGGCAGGTCCTCGACCAGTACGCCGAGCTTACGGGCCATGGCGCGCAGGGCGAACAGGCGTTCCTCGACGCGATCCAGTTGGCCCGGCTCGACATCAAGACTATCGGCTGCCTGATCCATCAGGGCGAGGGCCTCGTCGGCGGCGATCAGGGTGCGATCGAGCGCATCGGCCGCCGCCGTCAGCCGCGCCAGGACCGGATCTTCCGAGGTAGCGCCGGCCTGCATGGCGCGTGTGCGGGCATGATCGAGCGCGCGGAACGCCTTGACCAACCGCTGCGACAACTGCTCGCCACCGACGGCTGAGCGCGCCTCACTGATATCCTCCAGCGCCCGCTCACCGGCCCCCAGCAGGGCCCGCTCCGAAGCCGAGGGTCGCTTCTTCATCGGGCTGAGGATTGAGCCGGTCGAGTTCCTGCAGACGCAGGGTCAGGGTTTCCAGTTCGGCCTTGTCGGCACTCGCCCGCTTCATCAGGTCGCGGTGTTCGTCGCGGATCACCTTCAGCGCCTTCCAGCTTTCGGACACCTTCGCCAGTTCCGGCCCGCAGGCGCCATAACTATCCAGCATCCCCAGATGCGAGCGGGCATCGAGCAGGCCCACGGTTTCGTGCTGGCCGTGAACTTCCAGCAGGCTGTCGCCCAACGCCTTGAGCACCGCCACACTGACCGGCTGATCATTGACAAAAGCCTTGGAACGGCCATCGCGGCCGACCACGCGACGCAGCAGCAGGGCCTCGCCAGGTTCCAGCGCCAGGCCCTTGTCTTCGAGGAAGTCATAGAGCGGATGCGTCGCCGCAATCTCGAACTCGGCCGTCACTGATGCCTGCGGCGCGCCGGCGCGAATCAGGCCGGTATCGGCGCGCGCACCCGTGGCCAGGCCCAAACTGTCGAGCAGGATCGACTTGCCCGCACCGGTTTCCCCGGTCAGCACGCTCAGTCCCTGGCGGATATCCAGTTCCAGCCGGTCAACCAGGACCACATCGGCAATCGTCAAACGTGTCAGCATCGGGCACCGAATCAAGAAGGCGACTGCCGATTCATCGGCAGCCGCCCCATACAATCACACAAATGAGAACAATTCAAGAACTCAGATATTTCGGTTTAATTGAACTTCCAGAAGCTCAACCAGCTTTTCTTCTTTTTCAGGTCCGGCGCCTCCGGCCCTTTCTTGCCCTTCGGATCGGGGGCAACAGCCGGCGTGGCGCCCTTTTCCTTCAGGAGCTTGTAGGCCGCCGAATACCAGCGGTCGCCCGGATAGTTATAGCCGAGCACAGCGGCATCGCGCGTCGCTTCGTC
This sequence is a window from Asticcacaulis sp.. Protein-coding genes within it:
- a CDS encoding transporter; translation: MKDHSLLVALLFMPATAFAGPPFITDDPVPVELHHFETFYFTAGSTTRDGFGSASGIDFNYGLARDLHINIAVPYEYEHQNGGGSASGIGNIELAAKYRFLHQESSGWDVAVYPRVVLKSASDRVGDDHAAFFLPVWIGRSGDGWSTFGGGGCLYNHGGDARNFCQVGWVVTRDLAPYLHIGAEIIHETADAKGGRASTALGAGLTYDLNDHYHLLAYAGPNLQNTGETARYNWYATLQTTF
- a CDS encoding ATP-binding protein, which codes for MTRRPLHVELLIGIGAPLALVIALIGVIAFVSARDEINEVYDSQLITSASELWLLSQSADNKVTVTGQGLAAADRAAFDDYARWRSFRVWRDGRLALASDNAALSVPLPEGFHTVMMEGGAWRVYTRVLPEGRGVVEVREKLRARDEVVRRVLYGLLLPLFLALPVSALVIWRGSRWGLRGLEHFASDVAQRSPGDLSPVSASGLPRDLMPLADALNALLAKLSLAAKQERLFTDNAAHELRTPLAALSLQAEVIAGARTAAERKQAVDAMGKGINRVSRLLDQLLTLARVRQATDQDETCDVDRVLTDVITDVASLAAGKGMTIEVGGSGAGMVKCQPVLLFLMLRNLLDNAIKYAPPASEIRIETAPALITLIDQGPGIPPQGRADAFRPFHRLDAAKPGSGLGLAIVRTIADSLAAEVDLFTPSGSIGLGVHIRLP
- a CDS encoding response regulator transcription factor; this encodes MRILVVEDDDLLGTALKAGLAQAGHMPDWVRDGESALAAVRTDGFDAILLDINLPGLSGLDVLRAVRVKADLPVIIMTARDALDARIEGLDLGADDYIVKPFALAELMARLRAVGRRSHGRARPTLRRGDIEIDTAARSVRKSDDLVRLTAREYQVLVLLMERAGRVVGRADIEAGIYGWEAGAESNTIEAAVYTLRRKLGAGLIETVRGVGYTVRS
- the ligA gene encoding NAD-dependent DNA ligase LigA, giving the protein MTIDDARARHAELAAQIQYHRDLYYNQETPELTDADYDALEAELRALEAECPDLKTPDSPTQTVGGVASAKFSPVQHGVPMLSLDNAFAAEDVTDFEDRIRRFLRLPEDEVVAFAAEPKIDGVSCSLLYVKGELVRAATRGDGRTGEDITENAKTIRDVPHHLSGTGFPDRIEIRGEVYMPLKEFAEMNARAIEEGTKTFANPRNSASGALRQLDASITASRPLRFFAYAWGEVSDENFVTTQSEALEKFRQWGFQVNPNSRRVEGAKGLLEVYDHIGLMRSGLGYDIDGVVYKVDRLDWQRRLGFVSRSPRWAIAHKFPAQQALTRLQAVDIQVGRMGTLTPVARLEPINVGGVVVTNVTLHNADEIARKDIHIGDMVRVQRAGDVIPQIVGVELSERPTGAPKYEFPTVCPCPFRTEVVRETNAKGEEGVARKCSGDQACPHQRIEYLKYVVSRRVLDIEGLGESNIEIFHRAGILSEPADIFRLHERADQVRAAVLEERKRQSALRQEKKGEATAKALSDSDRAFAGIDKLFDAIETRRELPLDRFIAALGIKHIGETTARLLARAYGSERHFHEVMVAAAEGDEAAREGISHQDQIGPVVAGALVSYFAHPYQREIYERFLEQVRVQDAEAVAGDHAVSGKTVVFTGSLERFTRDEAKAQAERLGAKVAGSVSAKTDYLVAGPGAGSKLKKAAELGVTVLTEDEWLAMIGT